One genomic window of Azospirillum sp. TSH58 includes the following:
- a CDS encoding TerC family protein translates to MDSLIALVFLDVMGKPAWVWLTFVGLVLALLAFDLGILNRRDREIGVKESLRLSAFYIAVALLFGGWVWWSMGDAAAAQYYTGFFIEKSLSLDNVFVISLIFTYFAVPRAYQHRVLFWGILGVIVMRGLMIAAGAALVSEFDWVLYIFGAFLLITGVKMLFAVDKQPDLANNPALRFLNRHLRITDGFRGQSFFVREAGPDGRTALYATPLFLALMMVEFADLIFAVDSVPAIFAITTDPYIIYTSNIFAILGLRALYFALAAMVHRFRYLKYALALVLVFIGGKIFYTQVFGKPDPLISLGVTLTLIAGGVVVSLLKTRSEGRRLPAE, encoded by the coding sequence ATGGATTCCCTTATCGCCCTCGTCTTTCTCGATGTCATGGGCAAGCCGGCGTGGGTGTGGCTGACCTTCGTCGGTCTCGTCCTGGCCCTGCTGGCCTTCGACCTCGGCATCCTCAATCGCCGTGACCGTGAGATCGGCGTCAAGGAGAGCCTCCGCCTCTCGGCCTTCTACATCGCCGTCGCTCTTCTGTTCGGCGGCTGGGTCTGGTGGTCGATGGGCGACGCCGCGGCCGCCCAGTACTACACGGGCTTCTTCATCGAGAAGAGCCTGTCTCTCGACAACGTCTTCGTCATATCGCTGATCTTCACCTACTTCGCGGTCCCGCGGGCGTACCAGCACCGCGTGCTGTTCTGGGGCATCCTGGGTGTGATCGTGATGCGTGGCCTGATGATCGCCGCCGGCGCCGCGCTGGTCAGCGAATTCGACTGGGTGCTCTACATCTTCGGCGCCTTCCTGCTGATCACCGGCGTGAAGATGCTGTTCGCCGTGGACAAGCAGCCGGACCTCGCCAACAACCCGGCGCTGCGCTTCCTGAACCGGCACCTGCGGATCACCGACGGCTTCCGCGGCCAGAGCTTCTTCGTGCGCGAGGCCGGGCCGGACGGGCGGACCGCGCTCTACGCCACGCCGCTCTTCCTGGCGCTGATGATGGTCGAGTTCGCCGACCTGATCTTCGCGGTGGACAGCGTGCCGGCCATCTTCGCCATCACCACCGACCCCTACATCATCTACACGAGCAACATCTTCGCCATCCTCGGCCTGCGCGCGCTCTACTTCGCGCTGGCGGCGATGGTCCACCGCTTCCGTTACCTGAAATACGCGCTGGCGCTGGTGCTGGTCTTCATCGGCGGCAAGATCTTCTACACGCAGGTCTTCGGCAAGCCGGACCCGCTGATCTCGCTGGGCGTGACGCTGACCCTGATCGCCGGCGGCGTGGTCGTGTCGCTTCTCAAGACGCGCAGCGAGGGCAGGCGGCTGCCGGCGGAGTGA
- a CDS encoding HU family DNA-binding protein, whose product MPRTRKNPHARRRQEFRMNQAELIETIATNAGIRKSDAAKVVQSVFEGISSALARGEEVRLAGFGIFEVAERAAREGRNPRTGEAVQIAASKAPRFKPAKQLRDVVNV is encoded by the coding sequence CTGCCAAGAACACGGAAAAATCCACACGCGCGAAGGCGCCAGGAGTTTCGCATGAACCAAGCCGAGCTCATCGAGACCATCGCGACCAACGCCGGCATCCGCAAGTCCGATGCGGCAAAGGTCGTCCAGTCGGTGTTCGAAGGCATTTCCTCGGCGCTCGCCCGCGGCGAGGAGGTGCGTCTTGCCGGGTTCGGCATTTTCGAAGTGGCCGAGCGCGCCGCCCGCGAGGGGCGCAACCCGCGCACCGGCGAAGCGGTGCAGATCGCCGCGTCCAAAGCGCCGCGGTTCAAGCCGGCCAAGCAATTGCGCGACGTGGTGAACGTCTGA
- a CDS encoding MucR family transcriptional regulator, with protein sequence MTIEASELQALTAKVVSAYVGNNTVPVADLPALILNVQSAFNGLGEEKAAPAKAELVPAVPIKKSVTPEYIICLEDGKKLKMLKRHLKTVYDMSPDDYRAKWNLPAEYPMVAPNYAKARSEMATKLGLGRKRVAQD encoded by the coding sequence ATGACCATCGAAGCATCGGAACTGCAGGCCCTGACCGCCAAGGTCGTCTCGGCCTATGTCGGCAACAACACGGTGCCTGTCGCCGACCTGCCGGCGCTGATCCTCAACGTCCAGTCGGCCTTCAACGGTCTGGGCGAGGAAAAGGCCGCGCCGGCCAAGGCCGAACTGGTTCCCGCGGTGCCGATCAAGAAATCGGTGACCCCGGAATACATCATCTGCCTTGAGGACGGTAAGAAGCTGAAGATGCTCAAGCGGCATCTGAAGACCGTCTACGACATGTCCCCGGACGATTACCGAGCCAAATGGAATCTGCCGGCGGAGTATCCGATGGTTGCTCCGAACTACGCCAAGGCCCGGTCGGAAATGGCCACGAAGCTCGGATTGGGCCGCAAGCGGGTTGCGCAGGACTGA
- a CDS encoding GNAT family N-acetyltransferase, protein MHIRDSRPDDLPRIKTIYTHHVLTGTASFEEVPPGLEELARRRDDVLGRGMPYVVAEMDGRVIGYAYAGPYRLRTAYRYSVEDSIYLDPDCTGRGAGRALLAAVIDRCTAAGCRQMLAVIGDSGNAASIGLHRSLGFESAGLLKAVGFKFGRWVDSVLMQRPLGHGETAPPDDR, encoded by the coding sequence ATGCACATCCGCGACAGCCGGCCGGACGATCTGCCGCGCATCAAGACGATCTACACGCACCACGTCCTGACCGGCACGGCCAGCTTCGAGGAGGTGCCTCCCGGCCTGGAGGAGCTTGCGCGCCGGCGCGACGATGTGCTGGGCCGGGGCATGCCCTATGTCGTTGCGGAGATGGACGGACGGGTCATAGGATACGCCTATGCAGGCCCCTACCGGCTGCGCACCGCCTACCGTTACAGCGTCGAGGATTCGATCTATCTCGACCCCGACTGCACGGGCCGCGGCGCCGGCCGGGCGTTGCTCGCGGCGGTGATCGACCGTTGCACGGCGGCGGGGTGCCGCCAGATGCTCGCCGTGATCGGCGACAGCGGCAACGCGGCGTCCATCGGCCTGCACCGAAGCCTGGGTTTCGAATCAGCGGGCCTGCTGAAGGCGGTCGGGTTCAAGTTCGGGCGCTGGGTGGACAGCGTCCTGATGCAGCGTCCGCTCGGTCACGGGGAGACGGCGCCACCGGACGATCGCTGA
- the rpoH gene encoding RNA polymerase sigma factor RpoH — protein sequence MLKKLLTGENASLTRYVEESKRFPILAPDEERELAVAWRDRGNGHALERLVGSHLRLVIKIARGFGGYGLPLPDLVAEGNVGLMQAAQKFDPERGFRFATYATWWIRASIQEYILHSWSLVKMGTTAAQKKLFFNLRRLKSQMQELEQGDLSPTTVTAIATELDVPEQEVIEMNRRLSSNDSSLDAALSSDGETNWLELLADDRPTQESVIADADELALRRRLVGQALERLDDRERRILFERRLRDDPSTLESLSQQFCVSRERVRQIEVRAFEKLQKAVLSAAQALRRTPAHMAA from the coding sequence GTGCTCAAGAAACTCCTGACTGGTGAAAACGCCAGCCTGACCCGTTATGTCGAGGAGTCGAAGCGGTTCCCCATCCTGGCCCCCGACGAAGAGCGCGAGCTCGCCGTCGCCTGGCGCGACCGCGGGAACGGCCATGCGCTGGAACGTCTGGTGGGCAGCCACCTGCGGCTGGTCATCAAGATCGCCCGCGGTTTCGGCGGCTACGGCCTGCCGTTGCCGGACCTCGTCGCCGAAGGCAATGTCGGTCTGATGCAGGCCGCCCAGAAGTTCGATCCGGAGCGCGGCTTCCGCTTCGCGACCTACGCCACCTGGTGGATCCGCGCCTCGATCCAGGAATACATCCTGCACAGCTGGTCTCTGGTGAAGATGGGCACGACCGCCGCCCAGAAAAAGCTGTTCTTCAACCTGCGCCGCCTGAAGAGCCAGATGCAGGAGCTGGAGCAGGGCGACCTGTCCCCCACCACCGTCACCGCCATCGCGACCGAGCTGGACGTGCCGGAGCAGGAGGTGATCGAGATGAACCGCCGGCTCTCGTCCAACGACAGCTCGCTCGACGCCGCCCTGTCCAGCGACGGCGAGACCAACTGGCTGGAACTCCTGGCCGACGACCGTCCGACCCAGGAAAGCGTGATCGCCGACGCCGACGAGCTGGCTCTGCGCCGCCGGCTGGTCGGGCAGGCCCTGGAGCGTCTTGACGACCGTGAACGCCGCATCCTGTTCGAGCGCCGCTTGAGGGACGATCCGTCCACCCTGGAGTCGCTGAGCCAACAGTTCTGCGTCTCGCGCGAACGGGTGCGCCAGATCGAGGTGCGGGCCTTCGAGAAACTGCAGAAGGCCGTCCTGAGCGCCGCCCAGGCTCTGCGCCGCACCCCGGCTCACATGGCCGCCTGA
- a CDS encoding globin-coupled sensor protein, producing MSHSAQTQSILDRISFLRIDEPTKAVLREFQPYLAQRIDQILEDFYGYLRSVPQVATLLVNPTVVSRARDMQKQHWLKNVFTGTFDDAYMAQVLKIGQAHQRIGLEPRWYTGAYCFTLNKLIDLAYQVYRKKPEKLAQLMQAINKAVFLDMDLATSVYVDLNTAAIISRELGTTADSFEREVKSVVQAVASAAQQLQGTAQNMSRTAEETSAQSTQVAAAAEEASVNIQTVAAAAEELTASIGEISHQVTQSAAIAGEAMSQAERTNTTVQGLADAASRIGQVVKLIHDIASQTNLLALNATIEAARAGEAGKGFAVVASEVKSLANQTAKATEEINSQIGAVQGATQDAVLAIRSISETIARINDISTSIASAMEEQGAATTEIARNVQQASIGTREVSETIVRVNSSASETGSEARGVLSATNELSIQSNNLRAEVDRFLARVRAG from the coding sequence ATGTCGCATTCTGCCCAGACGCAATCCATTCTCGACCGAATCTCCTTTCTGCGAATCGACGAACCCACGAAGGCCGTCCTTCGGGAATTCCAGCCCTATCTCGCCCAGCGCATCGACCAGATCCTCGAGGATTTCTACGGCTACCTGCGCTCGGTCCCCCAGGTCGCGACTCTGCTCGTCAATCCGACGGTGGTCAGCCGGGCGCGCGACATGCAGAAGCAGCATTGGCTGAAGAACGTCTTCACCGGCACCTTCGACGACGCCTACATGGCGCAGGTGCTGAAGATCGGGCAGGCCCACCAGCGCATCGGTCTGGAGCCGCGCTGGTACACGGGCGCCTATTGCTTCACCCTGAACAAGCTGATCGACCTCGCCTATCAAGTGTACCGCAAGAAGCCGGAAAAGCTCGCCCAGCTGATGCAGGCGATCAACAAGGCGGTGTTCCTGGACATGGATCTGGCGACCTCCGTCTACGTCGACCTGAACACCGCCGCGATCATCTCGCGCGAGCTTGGCACCACCGCCGACTCGTTCGAACGCGAGGTGAAGAGCGTGGTGCAGGCCGTGGCCTCCGCCGCGCAGCAGCTCCAGGGCACCGCCCAGAACATGAGCCGCACCGCCGAGGAGACCAGCGCGCAGTCCACCCAGGTCGCCGCGGCGGCCGAGGAGGCCTCCGTCAACATCCAGACCGTCGCCGCCGCCGCGGAGGAGCTGACCGCCTCCATCGGCGAGATCAGCCATCAGGTGACCCAGTCGGCGGCCATCGCCGGCGAGGCCATGTCGCAGGCGGAGCGCACCAACACCACCGTGCAAGGTCTGGCCGACGCCGCCAGCCGCATCGGCCAGGTGGTGAAGCTGATCCACGACATCGCCAGCCAGACCAACCTGCTGGCGTTGAACGCCACCATCGAGGCGGCGCGCGCGGGGGAGGCCGGCAAGGGCTTCGCAGTCGTGGCGTCCGAGGTGAAGAGCCTCGCCAATCAGACCGCCAAGGCGACGGAAGAGATCAACTCCCAGATCGGCGCGGTTCAGGGCGCGACGCAGGACGCTGTTCTCGCCATCCGCTCGATCTCGGAAACCATCGCGCGGATCAACGACATCTCGACCTCCATCGCCTCGGCCATGGAGGAGCAGGGCGCCGCCACCACCGAGATCGCCCGCAACGTCCAGCAGGCGTCGATCGGCACGCGCGAGGTCAGCGAGACCATCGTGCGGGTCAATTCCTCCGCATCCGAAACGGGGTCGGAGGCGCGGGGCGTCCTGTCGGCGACGAACGAACTGTCCATTCAATCGAACAATCTGCGGGCGGAGGTCGACCGCTTCCTGGCGCGGGTGCGCGCCGGCTGA
- a CDS encoding GNAT family N-acetyltransferase: MDAATASQDVISLPVTIRPACRTDLPDLEWFGLHTPHREILATAFRSQERGSGALLVAEVNNFPAGQICIDFQRKRHLRRATLWALRVFQPFRNRGIATRLMAAAEGTALDHGYSESELGVDRDNAGVLAFYERLGYELRGTERGRYSYRTPAGELVQVPIDQWIMRKPLFRQAAWQAGAGFAPVIPPPAL; this comes from the coding sequence ATGGACGCCGCCACCGCGTCGCAGGATGTGATCAGCCTGCCCGTCACAATTCGCCCGGCCTGCCGGACCGATCTGCCGGATCTCGAATGGTTCGGGCTGCACACGCCGCATCGGGAAATCCTCGCCACGGCCTTCCGTTCCCAGGAGCGTGGAAGCGGCGCCCTTCTCGTGGCGGAGGTCAACAACTTCCCCGCCGGCCAGATCTGCATCGACTTCCAGCGCAAACGGCATCTGCGCCGGGCGACGCTGTGGGCGTTGCGGGTGTTCCAGCCCTTCCGCAACCGGGGCATCGCCACACGGCTGATGGCCGCCGCCGAGGGCACCGCGCTCGACCACGGCTATTCGGAATCGGAACTGGGCGTGGACCGGGACAACGCCGGGGTCCTCGCCTTCTATGAACGGCTGGGCTACGAACTGCGCGGGACGGAACGAGGGCGCTATTCCTACCGCACCCCGGCCGGCGAGCTGGTCCAGGTGCCCATCGATCAGTGGATCATGCGCAAGCCGCTGTTCAGGCAGGCGGCGTGGCAGGCCGGGGCCGGCTTCGCGCCGGTCATTCCGCCGCCAGCGCTATGA